The following proteins are co-located in the Saccharomycodes ludwigii strain NBRC 1722 chromosome V, whole genome shotgun sequence genome:
- a CDS encoding homeobox domain-containing protein (similar to Saccharomyces cerevisiae YCR039C | MATALPHA2 | MATing type protein ALPHA) → MKKIAIKDLLNPPSQSQEVTPLEKIKNELLQLYKHLLDTTTKNTTDNYLQTHHILKKISEIQMGINFNKQNSREIGEIQQLCHLILSFINDDISPEKLAELSKKCSAKNNKNQLKQKKRNKNSSFRIVKQNIKNEELVELKSYQGQRLSKKNIGILEQWYEDNIDYPYLSSQDIKFLMTETDLSSTQIKNWASNRRRKKRQTIISSEISNVLFDK, encoded by the coding sequence atgaagaagattGCTATTAAAGATCTATTAAATCCACCATCTCAGTCACAAGAAGTTACTCCcttagaaaaaataaagaatgaACTGCTACAATTATACAAACATTTATTAGATACCACAACCAAAAATACAACTGATAACTATCTCCAAACGCATcacatattaaaaaaaatatcagaaATTCAAATGGGAATTAATTTCAACAAACAAAATTCAAGAGAAATAGGTGAAATTCAGCAGCTTtgtcatttaattttatcctTTATAAATGATGATATTTCACCAGAAAAATTAGCAGAACTGAGCAAGAAATGTTCAgctaaaaacaataaaaatcaattaaaacAGAAGAAacgtaataaaaattctaGTTTTAGAATTGTAAagcaaaatattaaaaatgaagaattGGTGGAACTTAAATCTTATCAGGGACAACGATTatcgaaaaaaaacatcGGAATTTTAGAACAATGGTATGAAGATAACATAGACTACCCATATTTGTCTTCACAAGATATCAAGTTTTTAATGACTGAAACAGACTTATCCAGTActcaaattaaaaactgGGCTTCaaatagaagaagaaaaaaaagacaaacgATCATTTCATCTGAAATATCAAATGTTTTGTTCGATAAGtag
- a CDS encoding uncharacterized protein (similar to Saccharomyces cerevisiae YCR040W | MATALPHA1 | MATing type protein ALPHA), giving the protein MNDGPSFKIKFRKKNNKNIKKKSLRIKKNIRNNPNPNFGVFASKCLPDKIPDPPKDLLIFLNQLILKNEDSSCSQKVGYGTNVLSNISKTIRIPENETPISTPTNINVCKKTVLNGFMACRAYYSKFIKGREAQKTVTKIISDYWGNNPNIHLTWETFVDIYKKENSGIDFCCWLNKKYTKNNGNLLIVENPENRENYNNIKKPSSIYLENTFFEGLKINLNSCEMNTTDNVLSSLDMTYGSDALTDTRLLTFYDSDINDTFFSKFVKSANYYNLKKRDILDDQYSNGAGNETNFQQK; this is encoded by the coding sequence atgaatgaTGGACcaagttttaaaatcaaattccgaaaaaagaataacaaaaatataaaaaaaaaatctttgaggattaaaaaaaatataaggAATAATCCTAATCCCAATTTCGGCGTTTTTGCATCTAAATGTTTACCTGATAAAATACCTGATCCACCGAAGGatcttttgatttttttaaatcagtTAATTCTAAAAAATGAGGATTCATCATGTTCACAAAAAGTTGGATACGGTACAAACGTTTTATCCAATATTTCTAAAACAATCAGAATACCAGAAAATGAAACTCCGATTTCCACGCCAACAAACATAAATGTTTGTAAGAAGACTGTTCTTAATGGATTTATGGCTTGCAGAGCTTATTACTcgaaatttattaaaggaAGGGAGGCCCAAAAAACCgttacaaaaattatttctgATTATTGGGGTAATAATCCAAATATACATCTCACTTGGGAAACTTTTgttgatatatataagaaGGAAAACTCTGGTATAGATTTCTGCTGTTGGCTGAACAAAAAGTATACCAAAAACAATGGTAATCTTCTAATTGTTGAAAACCCTGAAAATAGGGAAAAttacaataatataaaaaaaccatcgtcaatttatttagaaaatactttttttgaaggtttaaaaattaatttaaactCATGCGAAATGAATACTACAGATAATGTACTGTCATCGTTAGATATGACGTATGGTTCAGACGCTCTAACTGACACAAGGTTATTGACTTTCTATGATTCCGATATTAATgacacttttttttcaaaattcgTAAAATCTGCAAATTATTACAATCTTAAGAAACGCGATATCCTGGACGATCAATACAGTAATGGTGCAGGCAATGAAACAAATTTTCAACAGAAATAG
- the SLA2 gene encoding Sla2p (similar to Saccharomyces cerevisiae YNL243W | SLA2 | Synthetic Lethal with ABP1): MSRLEPDLEKAIKKACSPDESAPKRKHVRTCIVYTWDHKSAKAFFKILKQQPFSENGDEVQLFKALITLHKVLQEGHKSALIEGIRNMEWLRNLGRIYGGQGIYGRLISEYIHFLLMKLQFHRTHDGFNGTFEYEEYVSLVTVSNPDEGYETILDLMNLQDSLFDFEKTIFGAIESGRSKHNECKISAFIPLVSESYGIYKFITSMLRAMYQQLGSEEALTPLRERFDSQHYMLFEFYADCSSIKYLTSLITIPRLPVDPPNVFVVDNEQPQLKFEPKEKSISPPPSVEPQVASYAIESERNLSPQKTAASNFLSPQLTSGYALPPAMAVQPTGADFWVAQQKQFEQEQQRLEQERQRQLLLQQQQQAIFQEQQRKLQEEQQRKLESEKQQQQQQMLLQQQQTQNAHLSSMQNDLLTLKNQYDQDQQLLQQYDQRVAQLETEINDINQNASQQIANKDQQLSNIQDQFNQWKNKYESLAKLYSQLRQEHLQLLTKFKKLQQKAASAQEAVEKREKLERDLKSKNIELADLIRERDRARLDADKIKGSKDNEIDQLSIQVRELKRKLQDIENSHAQNLSKIFKQHEAELQNYQDKLANSTVDAHASGELLQLRRQIQDKEEEMEIVQQTMDETLKELAEQQKENDHALDEQIDEVLKANLKKLTDIVDAILLSGMKTIQDSVFQLQSATQAGNANASPNYVLSLLEKASDEATNFANSFNNFIADGPNGDHSSIISSVSEFSSAISELVLNCKGLNRLLDLNKVDGFLQLIARVAREAEYFLEDLLSDALEGKSDEEKTDIVINGNVDMQEKLKELTDTIDSLSPNSKMNMNGDVASVVDREMKQTQQTIIDASQYIPHLLATGNFSGELEVNKDILNNALDIIQAILKLIKSSIACQNEIVGEGKGHDSRSAFYKKNNRWTEGLISAAKSVAHSTRNLITMADGLLNNKNSFEEFIVASNDVAASTVQLVAASRVKSSLHSKTQMVLEDDSKNVNHCCKKLGEHIQNLINKRHVSEKDVDFSKLSIHENKTTELNQQVEILKLENALERARKRLGDIRKYSYRDNEDEYVITN; encoded by the coding sequence ATGTCTAGACTAGAACCTGATTTAGAGAaagcaattaaaaaagctTGTTCTCCAGACGAAAGTGctccaaaaagaaaacatgTTCGTACGTGCATTGTTTACACTTGGGACCATAAGAGTGCCAAAGCGTTcttcaaaattttaaaacaacaaccCTTTTCTGAAAATGGTGACGAAGTCCAATTATTTAAGGCGTTGATCACTTTACACAAAGTTTTACAGGAGGGTCATAAAAGTGCCTTGATTGAAGGTATTAGAAACATGGAATGGCTTAGAAACCTGGGAAGAATCTATGGTGGCCAGGGAATTTATGGCAGGCTAATATCTGAATACATCCATTTCCTATTGATGAAATTGCAATTCCATAGAACTCATGATGGATTCAACGGTACTTTTGAGTACGAAGAATATGTTTCTTTAGTTACTGTTTCTAATCCAGACGAAGGTTATGAAACCATTTTAGACTTGATGAACTTACAAGACTCTTTATtcgattttgaaaaaactaTCTTTGGTGCCATTGAAAGTGGTCGTTCAAAGCATAACGAATGCAAAATTAGTGCTTTTATCCCACTTGTTTCTGAATCTTATGGCATTTATAAATTCATTACCTCAATGCTAAGGGCTATGTACCAGCAACTGGGAAGTGAGGAGGCTTTGACTCCATTAAGAGAAAGATTTGATTCACAGCACTATATGCTATTTGAATTTTACGCGGATTGTTCCtctattaaatatttaacttCTTTAATTACCATTCCCAGATTACCAGTTGATCCCCCcaatgtttttgttgttgataatgAACAGCCACAGTTGAAATTTGAAcctaaagaaaaaagtatatCTCCACCACCATCTGTTGAACCTCAAGTGGCTAGCTATGCTATCGAGTCCGAAAGGAACTTGTCACCCCAAAAAACTGCTGCCTCAAATTTTTTGTCTCCACAATTAACTTCTGGTTATGCTTTACCCCCAGCAATGGCTGTTCAACCCACTGGCGCTGATTTCTGGGTGGctcaacaaaaacaatttgaACAAGAACAACAGAGATTAGAACAAGAACGTCAAAGACAACTATTActacaacaacagcaacaggCCATTTTTCAGGAACAACAGAGAAAGTTGCAGGAGgaacaacaaagaaaacTAGAATCCGagaaacaacaacaacaacaacaaatgttactacaacaacaacaaactCAAAATGCCCATTTATCATCGATGCAAAACGATTTATTAACTCTAAAGAATCAGTACGACCAGGATCAACAATTACTACAACAATATGACCAAAGAGTTGCCCAGCTAGAAACTGAGattaatgatattaatcAAAATGCTTCTCAACAGATCGCTAACAAGGATCAACAATTAAGCAATATTCAAGATCAATTTAACCAATGGAAGAATAAATATGAATCATTAGCCAAATTGTATTCCCAATTACGTCAAGAACACTTGCAATTATTaactaaatttaaaaaattacaacaaAAAGCAGCAAGCGCCCAAGAGGCTGTGGAAAAACgtgaaaaattagaaagaGATTTGaaatctaaaaatatagaatTGGCAGATTTGATTCGTGAAAGAGACAGAGCTAGATTGGATGCCGACAAGATTAAAGGTTCTAAAGACAATGAAATAGACCAACTGTCCATTCAAGTTCGTGAGTTGAAAAGAAAGCTCCAGGATATTGAAAACTCTCATGCTCAAAATTTaagtaaaatttttaaacaacATGAAGCAGAATTACAGAATTACCAGGATAAACTGGCTAATTCAACTGTTGATGCACACGCCTCTGGCGAACTTTTGCAATTAAGAAGGCAAATACAGGATAAAGAGGAAGAAATGGAAATTGTCCAACAAACTATGGATGAAACTTTGAAAGAGTTAGCGGAAcaacaaaaggaaaatgatCATGCTTTGGATGAACAGATTGATGAGGTTTTGAAGGCaaacttgaaaaaattgaccGACATTGTCGATGCGATTTTATTATCTGGTATGAAAACAATTCAAGATTCAGTTTTCCAGCTACAATCTGCTACTCAAGCGGGTAATGCAAATGCTTCTCCAAATTATGTTCTGTCTTTATTGGAAAAGGCAAGCGATGAGGCTACCAATTTTGCCaattcatttaataatttcattGCCGACGGTCCAAATGGTGATCACTCGTCGATCATATCCTCAGTCTCCGAATTTTCTAGTGCCATCTCTGAGTTGGTGTTGAACTGTAAAGGCTTGAACAGATTAttagatttaaataaagttgATGGATTTTTGCAACTTATTGCTAGAGTCGCTAGAGAAGCTGAATATTTCTTGGAAGATTTGTTGAGTGACGCTTTGGAAGGCAAAAGCGACGAGGAAAAGACggatattgttattaacgGAAACGTAGATATGCAGGAAAAATTGAAAGAGCTAACTGATACCATCGATTCATTAAGTCCTAACAGTAAAATGAACATGAACGGAGATGTTGCCTCGGTAGTTGATAGGGAAATGAAACAAACCCAACAAACTATCATCGACGCCTCCCAATACATTCCACATTTACTAGCCACAGGAAATTTTAGTGGCGAATTGGAGGTcaataaagatattttaaataatgcCCTGGACATTATACAAgctattttgaaattgatTAAAAGCTCTATTGCATGTCAGAACGAAATTGTTGGCGAGGGAAAGGGCCATGACTCTAGATCAGCATTttacaagaaaaacaatagATGGACCGAAGGTTTAATATCTGCAGCTAAGTCAGTGGCACATTCAACAAGAAATTTGATTACCATGGCGGATGGTTTGctaaacaataaaaattcttttgAAGAATTTATTGTCGCTTCCAACGATGTTGCAGCATCCACCGTTCAATTAGTGGCCGCTTCAAGGGTGAAATCCTCCTTACATTCAAAAACGCAAATGGTTTTGGAAGATGACAGTAAAAATGTTAACCATTGTTGTAAAAAGTTGGGCGAACACATTCAAAATTTGATCAACAAAAGACATGTGTCCGAAAAGGATGTAGATTTTTCAAAGTTAAGTATTCatgaaaacaaaactaCAGAATTGAACCAACAAGTGGAAATCTTGAAATTGGAAAATGCTTTAGAAAGAGCTAGAAAAAGATTGGGTGatattagaaaatataGCTATAGAGATAACGAAGACGAATATGTAATTACAAATTGA
- the SUI1 gene encoding translation initiation factor eIF1 (similar to Saccharomyces cerevisiae YNL244C | SUI1 | SUppressor of Initiator codon): MASIENLKSFDPFFDTGDDESTINHYIHIRIQQRNGRKTLTTVQGVPAEYDLKRILKVLKKDFACNGNIVKDDEMGEIIQLQGDQRAKVCEFMITQLGIKKKNIKIHGF; encoded by the coding sequence atGGCCTctattgaaaatttaaagtCTTTCGATCCTTTTTTCGACACTGGTGACGACGAATCTACTATCAACCATTACATTCATATTCGTATTCAACAAAGAAACGGCAGAAAGACTTTGACTACGGTACAAGGTGTTCCAGCAGAATATGACTTGAAAagaattttaaaagttttgaaaaaagattttgcTTGCAATGGTAACATTGTCAAGGATGATGAGATGGGTGAAATTATCCAATTACAAGGTGATCAACGTGCTAAAGTTTGCGAATTTATGATCACTCAATTGGGTATtaagaagaagaatatcAAGATTCACGGTTTTTGA
- the LHS1 gene encoding Hsp70 family chaperone LHS1 (similar to Saccharomyces cerevisiae YKL073W | LHS1 | Lumenal Hsp Seventy), which produces MRFNLGIVITFILLGLPQIISSSVIGVDYGQDYSKAVVIGPQAPLEIVLTDDSKRKQLTGVLIKSLGATAKNDDIERFYGSDIQSYMTRFPQNTITGLKKLLGISNTNDVPQLYRKMHPGLEIINKTTTGTSSKKNKSNGISIMVDGIEYPIEELIAMDLEQIISRGEEIFSKKSRSSNNNKKTYYGNALEHLGLTIPTHYTEEQRQNLIDSAKLLHNIRDFSGFVDDGLTVAINYALKRKHEFEINKDNGGKYLIYDSGADSTKASLVEISSVNDTLTVELIGYGYNSVISGNQLTLELANLITSKFLEQYETKVTLDDLNKHYKAQSKILQAAEKCKLVLSANAEAHVSIESLYSDDFDFRTKITRAEFESLILSKYNNDILEPIEQSFELLTAGNDTLHISLEDLNSIILTGGSSRVPYIQSVLTDYVANPDLLSRSVNADESSVNGLVFKTVQLSNAFAFKQKINVIDRSVYEYSLNYNGMNYTIFPKGSEFPSEKTILLLPEENANRSKEFVFKLGEFSQPKDIGFSKEVKIKNIYGNTNSNFNLSNCGGEEYGFNATFQLDANRIFNVVNVEPICLIPKVPTEGAKFKTNSTVAVKNNKKKSIKLTINSATYPASKRTPLSNFEVSKMKQHLQNLTFKDEQRKIIQEKLNALESKLYEFRSFLEEYDDQDTIPNDEFITANNLITDYLEWLDFDSAGCTTKDISGKLGNVTTVFNRISKIIKSTEEDLSFDLFEQYLSEGEEFVYNMTQLEEQEAEDTLALSKEFQELELGDVIEEYSKVEIPKYIGEKYNVFKKNYQRFIAILEKIHDLLEEHEDSFDKLDKLGLYELKESYLDLYEKKLPYYLKNAQAKHVYIIKALRGKITKKLRNMKREQERQQFKLNNGTHSSVNSTDTFSSVSNSSVSTSTSTSTSTILEHDEL; this is translated from the coding sequence ATGAGGTTCAATTTAGGAATAGTTAtaacatttattttattgggACTACCTCAAATTATATCTTCCTCAGTAATTGGTGTAGATTACGGCCAAGACTATTCTAAAGCAGTAGTCATAGGTCCACAAGCGCCTTTAGAGATAGTTTTAACTGATGactcaaaaagaaaacaattgACTGgtgttttaattaaatctttGGGCGCCACTGCCAAAAACGATGACATAGAAAGATTTTATGGTTCAGATATCCAGTCTTATATGACTAGGTTTCCCCAAAATACAATAACCggattgaaaaaattattaggTATAAGTAACACAAACGATGTTCCACAACTTTACCGAAAAATGCATCCAGGTTTGGAAATCATTaacaaaacaacaacaggcacttcttccaaaaaaaacaaaagcaaTGGTATTTCAATAATGGTTGACGGAATTGAATATCCTATCGAAGAGTTGATAGCGATGGATTTGGaacaaataatttcaaGGGGAGAGGAgatattttctaaaaaaagcAGAAGtagcaataacaataaaaaaacttattATGGAAATGCTTTAGAACATTTGGGATTAACAATCCCTACACATTATACCGAAGAACAACGCCAAAATTTGATTGACAGCGCTAAATTATTGCATAATATTCGTGACTTTAGCGGGTTCGTCGATGATGGCTTAACTGTGGCCATAAATTACGCTTTAAAGAGAAAACATGAATTTGAAATCAATAAGGACAATGGTGgtaaatatttgatttacGACTCAGGTGCTGATTCTACAAAAGCTTCTCTTGTTGAGATTTCTAGTGTCAATGACACTTTAACTGTGGAACTAATAGGGTATGGATACAATTCTGTTATTAGTGGCAACCAATTAACTTTGGAGCTAGCTAATTTGATTACTTCCAAGTTTTTGGAACAGTATGAGACGAAAGTTACTTTAGATGATTTGAATAAGCATTACAAGGCTCAGtctaaaatattacaagCCGCTGAAAAATGCAAATTAGTACTAAGTGCAAACGCTGAAGCGCATGTTTCTATTGAAAGTTTATACAGCgatgattttgattttagaACCAAAATTACAAGGGCCGAGTTTGAGAGTTTGATTTTATCCaagtataataatgatattttggAACCAATAGAACAATCTTTTGAATTACTAACTGCTGGCAATGATACTTTACATATTTCTTTGGAAGATCTAAATTCCATAATTTTGACGGGTGGTTCATCTCGGGTACCATATATTCAATCTGTCTTGACTGATTACGTTGCTAATCCAGATTTGTTATCTAGGAGCGTTAATGCAGATGAATCTTCTGTCAACGGGTTAGTTTTCAAAACTGTTCAGTTGTCCAATGCATTTGCGTTTAAACAGAAAATTAATGTTATTGACCGTTCTGTTTATGAGTATTCTTTGAATTATAACGGTATGAATTATACCATTTTCCCCAAAGGTTCTGAATTTCCAAGTGAAAAGacaattttattgttaccaGAAGAAAATGCTAATAGAAGCAAAGAATTTGTTTTCAAGTTGGGAGAGTTCTCACAACCAAAAGACATAGGTTTTTCTAAAGaagttaaaattaaaaacatttatgGCAATACCAATAGCAATTTTAATCTAAGTAACTGTGGGGGGGAGGAATATGGCTTTAATGCTACATTTCAATTGGATGCAAATAGGATTTTCAATGTTGTTAATGTGGAACCTATTTGTCTAATTCCAAAAGTACCAACTGAGGGCGCGAAGTTTAAAACTAATAGTACTGTTGCtgtgaaaaataataaaaaaaagtctatTAAATTAACTATAAATTCCGCAACGTATCCAGCATCAAAAAGAACACCATTGAGTAATTTTGAGGTTTCTAAGATGAAACAACACTTGCAGAATTTGACCTTTAAAGAtgaacaaagaaaaataattcaagAAAAATTGAACGCTTTGGAAAGTAAGTTATATGAGTTTAGATCATTTTTAGAAGAATATGATGATCAAGACACCATTCCAAATGACGAATTTATTACTGCAAACAATTTGATTACAGATTATTTGGAATGGTTAGATTTTGATAGTGCAGGATGTACTACCAAGGATATCAGTGGAAAGCTGGGAAATGTAACCACCGTTTTCAATAGAATtagtaaaattattaagtCCACAGAGGAGGACTTGtcatttgatttatttgaGCAATACTTAAGTGAAGGTGAAGAGTTTGTTTATAACATGACTCAATTGGAGGAACAAGAAGCTGAGGATACCTTAGCTTTATCGAAAGAGTTTCAAGAATTGGAATTGGGTGATGTTATTGAGGAGTATTCTAAAGTGGAAATACCCAAATATATTggtgaaaaatataatgttttcaagaaaaattatcaaagatttattgccattttggaaaaaatccATGATTTACTCGAAGAACATGAGGATTCTTTTGATAAACTTGATAAATTGGGTTTGTATGAATTGAAAGAGAGTTATTTGGATTTATACGAAAAGAAACTTccatattatttaaaaaacgCTCAAGCTAAACatgtttatataataaaagctTTAAGAGGGAAAATCACCAAGAAGTTGAGAAACATGAAGAGGGAACAAGAAAGACAACAATTCAAATTGAATAATGGCACTCATTCGTCCGTAAATTCTACTGATACTTTTAGTAGCGTTAGTAATAGTAGTGTATCCACATCCACATCCACATCCACATCCACGATTCTAGAACATGATGAATTGTAA
- the MUD2 gene encoding Mud2p (similar to Saccharomyces cerevisiae YKL074C | MUD2 | Mutant U1 Die), producing the protein MNNTNKSGKGKNRQANDDSNNNVGSMDVLETLRAQIIASMNKTNDIDNTNATSLRKNVKPTLVHTSRTDSNDKNNDRNTDIYKKRPYKDINNNIMARNGRLNGSRFDKEPVHKNERNRKVNNNIENYNNKVIQGSFVKNPSSNKNSNNTNRVDKYNHDPRGYKHQTANFNNNDNRMHSYNTPPKDDLDEIVYSQIEGWSKIQSIDELKSQLNIKSKWNIPAKGFESYNLSEIKSLGIFVTPTDIVERNFQNFNSNHTFNTNNTSINESKIGIIEQNRGRQRDDQQQKQSEPPLTNEAATNDVLQAFYKTQLDCMLIFDKDPKDTLVKFFNNVNYKFIDNSHGYNDLMPVENWEVTSIRHKNMNSAYVVLFNNAYITNIIESFDDTPFFSGFKISRPQNYKPLSNKYILATENDEQQKQQQQRRDGYDNGRNSRNSFYWKIIVTLKDDGTNTTTTRILTKMIYFHNNYNVSIKNHTSEMDKVVRKFEKSPKLLDMLKQAPPMPPSKVLSLYNCIDPVDLKKQEFYDKIRNSIMKNEMGVLNGIESCEIPRPGLDYIHTSIQTSINNGIGKIFIKFSSLEDSMASFKSLQNWKFQDRQIIPSFYPESDFNNGILL; encoded by the coding sequence ATgaataataccaataagtcaggaaaaggaaaaaacaGGCAAGCCAATGATGATTCAAACAACAATGTTGGATCTATGGATGTTTTAGAGACTTTAAGAGCACAAATTATCGCCTCGAtgaataaaacaaatgatATTGATAACACTAACGCCACTTCTCTAAGGAAAAATGTTAAGCCAACTTTGGTCCATACTAGTAGAACTGACAGCAATGACAAGAACAACGATCGTAATACTGATatctacaaaaaaagaccGTATAAggatattaataacaacattATGGCAAGAAACGGTAGGTTGAATGGATCACGCTTTGATAAAGAGCCTGTCcacaaaaatgaaagaaatagaaaagttaataacaacatagaaaactataataataaagttataCAAGGTTCGTTCGTCAAAAATCCTTCaagcaataaaaatagtaataacacAAATAGAGTTGATAAATATAATCACGATCCACGTGGGTATAAACATCAAACCGCTAATTTCAACAATAACGACAACAGGATGCACAGCTATAATACGCCGCCTAAAGACGACTTGGATGAAATTGTTTATTCACAGATTGAGGGTTGGTCCAAAATACAATCTATTGATGAACTTAAATCACAactaaatattaaaagtaaatGGAATATCCCAGCAAAAGGATTTGAAAGTTATAACTTATCTGAAATTAAAAGCTTGGGGATATTTGTTACACCAACTGATATAGTGGAAAGGaactttcaaaattttaatagcaATCACACTTtcaataccaataatacaTCAATAAACGAAAGTAAAATTGGTATAATTGAGCAGAACAGAGGTAGGCAAAGAGATGACCAGCAGCAAAAGCAATCAGAACCGCCATTAACTAATGAGGCTGCTACTAATGATGTTTTACAAGCTTTTTACAAAACACAATTGGACTGTATGTTAATATTTGATAAGGATCCAAAGGACACATTggtaaaatttttcaacaacGTCAACTacaaatttattgataattCGCATGGTTATAATGATTTGATGCCGGTTGAAAATTGGGAAGTAACATCGATCAGacataaaaatatgaattCTGCCTATGtggttttatttaataatgctTATATTACAAACATTATAGAAAGTTTCGATGATACTCCATTTTTTTCcggttttaaaatatccaGACCACAAAATTATAAGCCATTGTCAAACAAATACATTTTAGCAACTGAAAATGACGAGCAGcaaaaacaacagcaacaaagAAGAGATGGATATGATAATGGTAGGAATAGCAGGAACAGTTTCtattggaaaataatagttACCTTAAAAGATGATGGAACGaataccaccaccaccagaATATTGACcaaaatgatttatttcCACAATAATTACAATGTCAGTATTAAAAATCATACCTCTGAAATGGATAAAGTGGTTAGAAAGTTTGAGAAATCCCCTAAGTTATTGGATATGCTAAAACAAGCACCGCCTATGCCACCGTCAAAAGTATTATCTCTATACAACTGTATTGACCCTGtagatttgaaaaaacagGAGTTTTATGATAAAATTCGCAATTCTattatgaaaaatgaaatggGTGTTTTGAATGGGATTGAAAGTTGTGAGATTCCAAGACCAGGGCTTGATTATATTCATACATCCATACAAACGTCCATTAATAACGGGATTggcaaaatatttatcaagTTTTCTAGTTTAGAAGATTCTATGGCtagttttaaaagtttacaAAACTGGAAATTTCAAGATCGTCAAATTATTCCGAGTTTTTATCCTGAATCTGATTTTAATAACggtatattattataa